One Tomitella gaofuii DNA segment encodes these proteins:
- a CDS encoding ABC transporter ATP-binding protein, with protein MTQATPDIRTPDVSTPAHPGPGGRTDVVLELDDLQKTYGTGASAARILASIDVSIRRGEFVCIVGPSGSGKTTLLRCVAGLLAPTAGRVVLEGTEVTEPPAKLAVVFQDYSRSLLPWMTVRANIELPMRNKFPRAERGPMIDQVLASVGLGGKGDLYPWQMSGGMQQRAAIARGLAYRPDVLLMDEPFAAVDAQTRIELEDLVLKVRRDFDTTIVFVTHDIDEAVYLGDRVIVLSGAPTTVTRDIVVDLPAPRDQAETKALPEYARLRLEVFRLIQDATSHAVAAR; from the coding sequence ATGACACAGGCAACCCCGGACATCCGTACCCCGGACGTCAGTACCCCTGCGCATCCCGGCCCCGGCGGCCGGACCGACGTCGTGCTCGAGCTCGACGATCTGCAGAAGACCTACGGCACCGGCGCGTCGGCCGCCCGGATCCTCGCTTCGATCGACGTGTCGATCCGCCGCGGCGAGTTCGTGTGCATCGTCGGGCCGTCCGGCTCCGGCAAGACCACGCTGCTGCGCTGCGTCGCCGGGCTGCTGGCGCCCACGGCGGGACGGGTGGTGCTCGAGGGCACCGAGGTCACCGAGCCGCCGGCGAAGCTCGCCGTGGTGTTCCAGGACTACAGCCGCTCGCTGCTGCCGTGGATGACGGTGCGGGCGAACATCGAGCTGCCCATGCGCAACAAGTTCCCGCGCGCCGAGCGTGGCCCGATGATCGACCAGGTCCTCGCATCGGTGGGGCTCGGCGGCAAGGGCGACCTGTACCCGTGGCAGATGTCCGGCGGCATGCAGCAGCGCGCCGCCATCGCCCGCGGCCTCGCCTACCGGCCGGACGTGCTGCTGATGGACGAACCCTTCGCTGCCGTGGACGCTCAGACGCGCATCGAGCTCGAGGACCTCGTACTCAAGGTGCGCCGCGACTTCGACACGACGATCGTCTTCGTCACCCACGACATCGACGAGGCCGTGTACCTGGGCGACCGGGTGATCGTCCTGTCCGGGGCGCCGACGACGGTGACCCGCGACATCGTTGTGGACCTGCCGGCCCCGCGCGACCAGGCCGAGACCAAGGCGCTGCCCGAGTACGCGCGCCTGCGCCTCGAGGTGTTCCGGCTCATCCAGGACGCGACTTCGCACGCGGTCGCCGCCCGGTGA
- a CDS encoding maleylacetate reductase, which yields MTVEFTHVTLGQRVLFGAGLAREGLAGELARLGARRPLILAGDRERAMAEQVVGGLEESAGVERLSWHGDVAMHVPVDVAERARAAAAAAEADVVVAVGGGSTTGLAKAVALTTGLPIIAVPTTFAGSEATNVWGMTEDGRKTTGVDDAVLPASIVYDAELTASLPPAMAVASGLNALAHCVDSLWAPRADPINGALAAEGARALSAGLPLLHRDPDADAGREQVLYGAYLAAVAFASAGSGLHHKICHVLGGAYDLPHAETHAVVLPHVLAFNGPAAPAAQRRLAEAFGSDSAMSGLAALYDAVDAPSALADHGMAAADIPAAARLVAAVVPDSNPRPAAERQLVGLLTAAQNGDRAAWGL from the coding sequence GTGACGGTGGAGTTCACGCATGTGACCCTGGGCCAGCGGGTGCTGTTCGGCGCCGGACTTGCGCGCGAAGGCCTTGCCGGCGAGCTGGCCCGCCTCGGTGCGCGCAGGCCCCTGATTCTCGCCGGCGACCGCGAACGCGCCATGGCCGAGCAGGTGGTCGGCGGGCTGGAGGAGTCGGCGGGGGTCGAACGGCTGTCATGGCACGGCGATGTGGCCATGCACGTGCCCGTGGACGTGGCGGAGCGCGCCCGCGCGGCCGCCGCCGCGGCGGAGGCCGACGTGGTGGTGGCCGTCGGCGGCGGGTCGACGACGGGGCTCGCCAAGGCGGTCGCGCTGACGACGGGCCTGCCGATCATCGCCGTGCCCACCACGTTCGCCGGCTCCGAGGCGACGAACGTGTGGGGGATGACCGAGGACGGGCGCAAGACGACGGGCGTCGACGACGCGGTGCTGCCGGCGTCGATCGTCTACGACGCGGAGCTGACGGCGTCGCTCCCGCCCGCCATGGCAGTGGCCAGCGGGCTCAACGCCCTCGCACACTGCGTGGACTCGCTGTGGGCGCCGCGCGCGGACCCGATCAACGGCGCCCTCGCGGCCGAGGGCGCCCGCGCGCTGTCGGCCGGACTGCCGCTGCTGCACCGGGATCCGGATGCCGACGCGGGCCGCGAGCAGGTGCTGTACGGCGCGTACCTGGCGGCGGTCGCGTTCGCGTCGGCGGGCTCGGGGCTGCACCACAAGATCTGCCACGTGCTCGGCGGCGCCTACGACCTGCCGCACGCCGAGACCCACGCCGTCGTCCTGCCGCACGTGCTCGCGTTCAACGGGCCCGCCGCGCCGGCGGCGCAACGGCGGCTCGCGGAGGCGTTCGGCTCCGACTCGGCGATGTCGGGGCTCGCCGCGCTGTACGACGCGGTGGACGCGCCCAGCGCGCTCGCCGACCACGGCATGGCGGCCGCCGACATCCCCGCGGCCGCGCGCCTGGTGGCCGCCGTCGTCCCGGACTCCAATCCGCGGCCCGCCGCCGAGCGACAACTCGTCGGGCTGCTCACCGCGGCGCAGAACGGCGACCGCGCGGCGTGGGGTCTGTGA
- a CDS encoding MBL fold metallo-hydrolase — translation MRTTHEPLTLDQARAYRTRVSLLGTAGGPPWWDGSDRTGISTAIKVGDAVYLIDCGEGWGPQYRRAGLGPDGFEHGIDNLRAVFITHHHSDHTVDYPNLLVLAWHNGSNGLRQPIRIIGPGDRGMLPPIFGERDTPPEVFCPESPTPGIVESTGKLLAAYATDINDRMRDNAKQDLREIFEVSDIVLPDGVGDDPNRDPSPDMEPFTVYEDENVRVSAILVDHRPVFPAYAFRFDTDDGAIVVSGDTGVCTNLVRLAEGADLLLHECIDLDWADSLLGPGSPRPDAHLLQHMLAAHTSAEQVGVQAEKAGVDTLVLTHLVPGNAPRSVWERAQQDFTGNLVVGEDLMHFGIGRPRADGGA, via the coding sequence ATGCGCACCACTCATGAACCGCTGACCCTCGACCAGGCCCGCGCCTACCGCACCCGGGTGTCGCTGCTGGGCACTGCCGGCGGGCCGCCCTGGTGGGACGGCTCGGACCGCACCGGCATCTCCACCGCGATCAAGGTGGGGGACGCGGTGTACCTGATCGACTGCGGCGAGGGCTGGGGCCCGCAGTACCGGCGTGCCGGGCTGGGGCCGGACGGCTTCGAGCACGGCATCGACAACCTGCGCGCCGTGTTCATCACCCACCACCACTCCGACCACACGGTGGACTACCCCAACCTGCTGGTGCTGGCCTGGCACAACGGTTCCAACGGGCTGCGGCAGCCGATCCGGATCATCGGCCCCGGCGACCGCGGCATGCTGCCGCCGATCTTCGGCGAGCGCGATACGCCGCCGGAGGTGTTCTGCCCGGAATCGCCGACGCCGGGGATCGTCGAGTCGACGGGCAAGCTGCTGGCCGCCTACGCCACCGACATCAACGACCGCATGCGCGACAACGCCAAACAGGACCTGCGCGAGATCTTCGAGGTGTCCGACATCGTCCTGCCCGACGGCGTCGGCGACGACCCGAACCGCGACCCCTCCCCGGACATGGAGCCGTTCACCGTCTACGAGGACGAGAACGTGCGAGTCAGCGCCATCCTGGTGGATCACCGCCCGGTGTTCCCCGCCTACGCGTTCCGCTTCGACACCGACGACGGCGCGATCGTGGTCTCCGGAGACACGGGCGTGTGCACCAACCTGGTGCGCCTCGCCGAGGGGGCGGACCTGCTGCTGCACGAGTGCATCGATCTGGACTGGGCGGATTCGCTGCTGGGTCCCGGCTCGCCGCGCCCCGACGCGCACCTGCTGCAGCACATGCTCGCCGCGCACACCTCGGCGGAGCAGGTGGGCGTGCAGGCGGAGAAGGCGGGCGTGGACACGCTGGTGCTCACCCACCTGGTGCCGGGCAATGCGCCGCGGTCGGTGTGGGAGCGCGCGCAGCAGGACTTCACCGGCAATCTCGTGGTGGGAGAGGACCTGATGCACTTCGGCATCGGCCGGCCCCGCGCGGACGGGGGTGCGTGA
- a CDS encoding LysR family transcriptional regulator has translation MELRQLRYFLAIVDAGSFTQAAEELHMSQPPLSLAVKNLERDLGVTLLVRTPKGVRTTEAGRHLEQTGRRLLHGFDDLTQSLRDLGEGRAGRLRVAAVPSFSWAHLAPLVTEYAERAPDVEIALADPAPAQVLRAVREGTADVGIVACADPATLARNLRGELNAVPARELPLVVALPPRLAAMSAPNQPIDLRALEDERWMIPGEVAGFPGLPELIETIWLRLGIRPAKLREVSTLQTAVPLIAAGAGVALVPDTIGRIAQDSVALRPIAQAVPPLVATVLWSAEGVLTPAARRFVELATRGAGA, from the coding sequence ATGGAACTTCGCCAACTGCGCTACTTCCTTGCGATCGTCGACGCCGGGTCGTTCACGCAGGCCGCCGAGGAACTGCACATGTCGCAGCCGCCACTGAGCCTCGCCGTCAAGAATCTGGAGCGCGACCTCGGCGTCACGCTGCTCGTACGCACCCCCAAGGGGGTGCGTACCACCGAGGCCGGGCGCCACCTGGAGCAGACCGGGCGGCGGCTGCTGCACGGCTTCGACGACCTGACGCAGAGCCTCCGCGACCTCGGCGAGGGGCGCGCCGGGCGGCTTCGGGTCGCCGCCGTCCCCTCGTTCTCCTGGGCCCACCTGGCACCCCTGGTCACCGAGTACGCGGAGCGCGCACCGGACGTGGAGATCGCCCTCGCGGACCCCGCGCCCGCGCAGGTGCTCCGCGCCGTCCGCGAAGGCACCGCGGACGTCGGCATCGTCGCGTGCGCCGATCCGGCGACGCTGGCCCGGAACCTCCGCGGCGAGCTGAACGCTGTGCCCGCACGGGAGCTGCCGCTGGTGGTCGCCCTGCCGCCGCGCCTCGCCGCAATGAGCGCTCCGAATCAGCCCATCGACCTGCGTGCGCTCGAGGACGAGCGGTGGATGATCCCCGGCGAGGTCGCCGGCTTTCCGGGGCTTCCGGAGCTCATCGAAACGATCTGGCTGCGCCTGGGGATCCGGCCCGCCAAGCTGCGCGAGGTGTCGACGTTGCAGACGGCGGTTCCCCTCATCGCGGCCGGCGCCGGCGTGGCCCTGGTCCCGGATACCATCGGCCGGATCGCGCAGGACTCGGTGGCGCTGCGGCCGATCGCCCAAGCCGTGCCGCCGCTGGTGGCCACCGTGCTGTGGAGCGCCGAGGGGGTGCTGACACCGGCCGCCCGGCGCTTCGTCGAGCTGGCGACGCGGGGGGCGGGCGCCTGA
- a CDS encoding ABC transporter substrate-binding protein, with protein sequence MRRSTLVIALCAVAALLAACSVGRGSAIKIDDGQPVRIGVIPVADFAPVYIAVDKGYFADAGIDVELQVMQNAAAIAPSVLNGQLQFGTAAASPFLTATQKGLPLEAVANQANVGHSAQDDASGLLVAEGSDIARPADLQGRTVAVNALNSIVHVAAAESVRRDGGDPNAVTWVAMPFPDMMTALAAHRVDAASVVEPFVTIGAGQGLRSIANPYVDAFTPGGTYSLLFTAEPFVETNPELVRRFADAIDRASVDAQNDPEEVRRVLVEYGKVDPAVAEEMTLPGYGPRLDVDALDDMSTVMVELGFMPEPVDAAQAVVS encoded by the coding sequence GTGCGCAGATCCACCCTCGTCATCGCGTTGTGCGCGGTGGCGGCATTGCTCGCCGCGTGCAGCGTCGGCCGCGGCAGCGCCATCAAGATCGACGACGGACAGCCGGTCCGCATCGGGGTGATCCCGGTGGCGGACTTCGCGCCGGTCTACATCGCCGTGGACAAGGGCTATTTCGCCGACGCCGGGATCGACGTCGAACTGCAGGTGATGCAGAACGCCGCGGCGATCGCCCCGTCGGTGCTCAACGGCCAGCTGCAGTTCGGCACCGCGGCCGCCAGCCCGTTCCTCACCGCGACGCAGAAGGGGCTGCCGCTGGAGGCCGTCGCCAACCAGGCGAACGTGGGCCACTCGGCGCAGGACGACGCGTCGGGGCTGCTGGTGGCCGAGGGGTCGGACATCGCTCGGCCGGCCGACCTGCAAGGCAGAACCGTCGCCGTCAACGCCCTCAACTCGATCGTGCACGTGGCGGCGGCCGAGTCGGTGCGCCGCGACGGCGGCGACCCGAACGCCGTGACCTGGGTCGCCATGCCCTTCCCGGACATGATGACGGCCCTGGCCGCCCACCGTGTCGACGCGGCGTCGGTCGTCGAGCCGTTCGTCACCATCGGCGCCGGCCAGGGGCTCCGGTCGATCGCCAACCCGTACGTCGACGCGTTCACCCCGGGCGGTACGTATTCGCTGCTGTTCACGGCCGAGCCGTTCGTCGAAACCAACCCGGAGCTGGTCCGCAGGTTCGCCGACGCGATCGACCGGGCGAGCGTCGACGCGCAGAACGATCCCGAGGAGGTACGTCGCGTGCTGGTCGAATACGGCAAGGTCGATCCCGCGGTGGCGGAGGAGATGACGCTGCCCGGCTACGGGCCGCGGCTCGACGTCGATGCGCTGGACGACATGTCGACGGTGATGGTGGAGCTCGGCTTCATGCCGGAACCGGTCGACGCGGCGCAGGCGGTGGTCTCGTGA
- a CDS encoding FAD-dependent oxidoreductase, giving the protein MNTNDPARGTGFDTDVLIIGSGPAGASAALLLATYGIDAMMVNKYGWVANTPRAHITNQRTLEVLRDLSVEGQALAEGTPQDLMGDTVLCTSLAGEEIGRISTWGSGPASLSEYADASPCPMIDLPQTYMEPILVTNAAKRGAKCRFDTEFLSFTQDADGVTATLRDRLRGDEFTVRAKYLIGADGARSIVAEQAGLPIAGRSGVGGSMNICFTADLSQYAAHRPSVLYWAMRPGADKGGIGMGLIRMVRPWNEWLLTWGYDIEGERPELTVEEARRIVLDLLGDPDLDVRIDSKSLWEVNHSYATEYSAGRVFCAGDAVHRHPPSNGLGSNTSIQDAFNLAWKLAAVLRGEAGPGLLDSYTAERAPVGKQIVDRANLSRDQFGPIFEALGIAGGGDEEGIEAGLAACRAGTREGARRRAALEDAIALKNYEFNAHGVEMNQRYASGAVLRDEESGPEVFARDAELYARPTTRPGAKIPHAWLVGDDGTRVSTLDLVGKGAFTVVTGLSGGAWEAAAEAASEKLGLPVRTLRIGASGMRDAYGAWARLREVDEDGVLLVRPDGHVAWRVAAAPDDSAEAARSLTDALAAVLAR; this is encoded by the coding sequence ATGAACACCAACGATCCCGCACGCGGCACCGGATTCGACACCGACGTGCTCATCATCGGCAGCGGCCCCGCCGGCGCCTCGGCCGCGCTGCTGCTCGCCACCTACGGCATCGACGCGATGATGGTCAACAAGTACGGCTGGGTGGCCAACACGCCGCGCGCCCACATCACCAATCAGCGCACCCTGGAAGTGTTGCGGGACCTGAGCGTGGAAGGCCAGGCCCTGGCCGAGGGCACGCCGCAGGACTTGATGGGCGACACGGTGCTGTGCACCTCGCTCGCCGGCGAGGAGATCGGCCGGATCAGCACCTGGGGGTCGGGGCCGGCGAGCCTGTCCGAGTACGCGGACGCCAGCCCCTGCCCGATGATCGACCTGCCGCAGACCTACATGGAGCCGATCCTCGTCACCAACGCCGCCAAGCGCGGGGCCAAGTGCCGGTTCGACACCGAGTTCCTGTCCTTCACTCAGGATGCCGACGGAGTCACCGCCACCCTGCGCGACAGGCTGCGCGGCGACGAGTTCACCGTGCGCGCGAAATACCTGATCGGCGCGGACGGTGCGCGCAGCATCGTCGCCGAGCAGGCGGGCCTGCCCATCGCCGGCCGCAGCGGCGTCGGCGGCAGCATGAACATCTGCTTCACCGCGGACCTGTCGCAGTACGCCGCGCACCGGCCCAGCGTCCTGTACTGGGCGATGCGCCCCGGCGCCGACAAGGGCGGGATCGGCATGGGGCTGATCCGCATGGTCCGGCCGTGGAACGAGTGGCTGCTCACCTGGGGTTACGACATCGAGGGCGAGCGGCCGGAACTGACCGTCGAGGAGGCGCGGCGCATCGTGCTGGACCTGCTGGGCGACCCGGACCTGGACGTGCGGATCGATTCGAAGTCGCTGTGGGAGGTCAACCACAGCTACGCCACCGAGTACTCCGCGGGCCGGGTCTTCTGCGCGGGGGACGCGGTGCACCGGCATCCGCCGTCGAACGGGCTCGGATCGAACACGTCGATCCAGGACGCGTTCAACCTGGCCTGGAAGCTCGCGGCAGTCCTCCGCGGCGAGGCGGGGCCCGGGCTGCTGGACAGCTACACCGCCGAGAGGGCGCCGGTGGGCAAGCAGATCGTGGACCGGGCGAACCTGAGCCGCGACCAGTTCGGGCCGATCTTCGAGGCCCTCGGCATCGCCGGCGGTGGAGACGAGGAGGGCATCGAGGCGGGGCTGGCCGCCTGCCGGGCCGGGACGCGCGAGGGTGCGCGGCGGCGTGCGGCGCTCGAGGACGCGATCGCGCTGAAGAACTACGAGTTCAACGCGCACGGCGTCGAGATGAACCAGCGGTACGCCTCGGGCGCGGTGCTGCGCGACGAGGAGAGCGGCCCCGAGGTCTTCGCCCGCGACGCGGAGCTTTACGCGCGGCCCACTACCCGCCCGGGGGCGAAGATCCCGCATGCCTGGCTCGTCGGCGACGACGGCACCCGCGTGTCCACGCTGGACCTGGTGGGCAAGGGCGCGTTCACGGTGGTGACCGGGCTGTCCGGCGGTGCGTGGGAGGCGGCGGCCGAGGCCGCATCGGAGAAGCTGGGCCTGCCGGTGCGGACACTGCGCATCGGCGCGTCCGGGATGCGGGACGCCTACGGCGCGTGGGCACGGCTGCGCGAGGTCGACGAGGACGGGGTGCTGCTGGTCCGGCCCGACGGGCATGTGGCGTGGCGCGTCGCGGCGGCACCGGACGACAGTGCCGAGGCGGCGCGGTCGCTCACCGACGCCCTCGCCGCGGTGCTCGCGCGGTAG
- a CDS encoding benzaldehyde dehydrogenase, whose product MSLLDPAAWTGTINIGGWTASHGGAADVVEPATGAVLERVGIADEADVAAASATGADAQRAWAELPYTERAAVLRRAGDLFAEHAADVQHWLIREAGSIPGKAAFETDVAAQECYEAAALVSRPAGQILQSAEPRLSMAKRVPAGVVGVIAPFNAPLILAIRSVAPALALGNAVLLKPDPRTAVCAGVSIMRVFEEAGLPAGVLSLVPGGAQTGGAIVEDPRVRVISFTGSTAAGRKVGEAAARHLKRAHLELGGNSAMLVLPDADLDAAISTAAWGSFFHQGQICMTTGRHLVHERVYDEYVERLAAKADGMTVGDPAAGEVAMGPIIDAGQRDKIHGLVTGSVDGGARLAAGGTYEELFYRPTVLADVGDDAPAYAQEVFGPVAPVRAFSSVDEAIALANDSEYGLSLGILTSDVMRGLEIAEKIPTGIVHINDQTVSDEAVAPFGGVRASGTGSRFGGEANIDAFTETRWITARGAQPGYPF is encoded by the coding sequence ATGTCCCTTCTCGACCCCGCAGCGTGGACCGGCACGATCAATATCGGCGGCTGGACCGCATCGCACGGCGGCGCGGCCGACGTCGTCGAACCCGCGACGGGTGCGGTACTCGAGCGCGTCGGGATCGCTGACGAGGCCGACGTGGCCGCGGCCTCCGCGACCGGCGCCGACGCCCAGCGCGCATGGGCGGAGCTGCCCTACACCGAGCGGGCCGCCGTGTTGCGCAGGGCGGGGGACCTGTTCGCGGAGCATGCCGCGGATGTCCAGCACTGGCTGATCCGCGAGGCGGGTTCGATCCCGGGCAAGGCCGCCTTCGAGACCGACGTCGCAGCGCAGGAATGCTACGAGGCCGCCGCGCTGGTCTCGCGGCCGGCGGGGCAGATCCTGCAGAGCGCCGAGCCGCGGCTGAGCATGGCGAAGCGGGTGCCGGCGGGGGTCGTCGGCGTGATCGCTCCGTTCAACGCCCCGCTGATCCTCGCGATCCGGTCGGTGGCGCCGGCGCTCGCGCTCGGCAACGCCGTCCTGCTCAAGCCCGACCCGCGCACCGCGGTGTGCGCCGGGGTGTCGATCATGCGGGTGTTCGAGGAGGCCGGGCTGCCGGCCGGGGTGCTCTCGTTGGTTCCGGGGGGCGCGCAGACGGGCGGCGCCATCGTGGAGGACCCGCGCGTGCGTGTCATTTCCTTCACCGGGTCGACGGCGGCGGGCCGGAAGGTCGGCGAGGCCGCGGCGCGCCACCTCAAGCGCGCGCATCTCGAGCTCGGGGGCAACTCGGCGATGCTGGTGCTGCCGGACGCGGACCTGGACGCCGCGATCTCCACGGCCGCGTGGGGTTCGTTCTTCCACCAGGGGCAGATCTGCATGACCACCGGGCGTCACCTGGTGCACGAGAGGGTCTACGACGAGTACGTCGAGCGCTTGGCGGCGAAGGCGGACGGGATGACCGTCGGCGATCCGGCGGCGGGGGAGGTGGCGATGGGGCCGATCATCGACGCCGGGCAGCGCGACAAGATCCACGGACTGGTGACCGGCAGCGTCGACGGCGGCGCCCGGCTGGCGGCGGGCGGCACGTACGAGGAACTGTTCTACCGGCCCACGGTGCTGGCGGACGTCGGAGACGATGCCCCGGCCTACGCGCAGGAGGTGTTCGGCCCGGTGGCCCCGGTGCGCGCGTTCTCGTCGGTCGACGAGGCGATCGCGTTGGCGAACGACTCCGAGTACGGGCTGTCACTGGGGATCCTCACCTCGGATGTCATGCGGGGGCTCGAGATCGCCGAGAAGATCCCCACCGGCATCGTGCACATCAACGACCAGACCGTCTCCGACGAGGCCGTCGCACCCTTCGGCGGAGTCCGGGCCTCGGGCACCGGATCCCGTTTCGGCGGCGAGGCCAACATCGACGCGTTCACCGAGACCCGGTGGATCACCGCGCGGGGAGCACAGCCGGGCTATCCGTTCTGA
- a CDS encoding ABC transporter permease, producing the protein MPGRNWIGAATVLGILAAWQLLSATGVLPGASIPSAASVIEAGTGELASSEFWSAMWDTVSVALLGMAVIVVLAVPAALLIGRVRWIGESTWFLVEFLKPIPPVALIPLGLLLWGPSPEMKLYLVALGSVWPLLTQVVYGVREIDGVALEMARSYRLGWWKTTSRIVVPSILPFGMTGLRVSASIAIIIAVVVEMIGGAAGLGQQITLAQSANALPRMYALIIATGLLGLAVNALFRCAERPLLFWHPSHHREAR; encoded by the coding sequence ATGCCGGGGAGGAACTGGATCGGCGCGGCCACGGTGCTCGGCATCCTCGCGGCCTGGCAGCTGCTGTCCGCCACCGGCGTCCTGCCCGGGGCATCGATCCCGTCGGCGGCGAGCGTGATCGAGGCGGGGACGGGCGAGCTCGCGTCGTCGGAGTTCTGGTCGGCCATGTGGGACACGGTGTCGGTGGCCCTGCTGGGGATGGCGGTCATCGTCGTCCTCGCCGTTCCGGCGGCGCTGCTCATCGGCCGCGTCCGGTGGATCGGCGAGTCCACCTGGTTCCTCGTCGAGTTCCTCAAGCCCATCCCGCCCGTCGCGCTCATCCCGCTGGGCCTGTTGCTGTGGGGGCCGTCGCCGGAGATGAAGCTCTACCTGGTGGCGCTCGGCTCGGTGTGGCCGCTGCTCACCCAGGTGGTCTACGGGGTCCGCGAGATCGACGGCGTGGCACTGGAGATGGCCCGCAGCTATCGGCTCGGCTGGTGGAAGACCACCAGCAGGATCGTGGTGCCCTCGATCCTCCCGTTCGGCATGACGGGCCTGCGGGTGTCCGCATCGATCGCCATCATCATCGCCGTCGTGGTCGAGATGATCGGTGGCGCCGCCGGCCTGGGACAGCAGATCACTCTGGCGCAGTCGGCCAACGCGCTGCCGCGGATGTACGCGCTGATCATCGCGACAGGGCTGCTGGGCCTCGCCGTGAATGCACTTTTCCGCTGTGCCGAACGGCCCCTGCTGTTCTGGCATCCGTCCCACCACAGGGAGGCCCGCTGA
- a CDS encoding ABC transporter permease, with translation MTALAEGTRAGASRTAGTARLVSAAKLFALRAWLPVTIVAVWWFATAGTDSLYFPSLQAIVENLRADWLGPHLMQDAAPSVVKFLIGFAIAAVLGVAVGLVIGLSPVLRAATEPVIQFLRSLPPPVLLPIGLLLFGIGATMNVAIIVLGAVWPTLLATIDGVRGVGSELTDMARSYRLTPVQRIRYVILPGAAPQIFGGLRTTLQMSIILIVVSEMVASTSGIGFYVLNSQQTFEVTDTWAGTIVLGLLGYVANLLFIRFERRVLRWQEGRRNATGSE, from the coding sequence ATGACCGCGCTCGCCGAGGGGACACGTGCCGGCGCGTCCCGCACCGCCGGAACCGCGCGCCTGGTGTCCGCTGCGAAGCTGTTCGCGCTGCGCGCCTGGCTGCCGGTGACGATCGTCGCCGTCTGGTGGTTCGCCACCGCCGGCACCGACTCGCTGTACTTCCCGTCGCTGCAGGCGATCGTGGAGAACCTGCGCGCCGACTGGCTCGGTCCGCACCTGATGCAGGACGCGGCGCCCAGCGTCGTGAAGTTCCTCATCGGATTCGCCATCGCTGCGGTCCTGGGCGTGGCCGTGGGCCTGGTGATCGGACTGTCACCGGTGCTGCGCGCCGCCACGGAGCCGGTGATCCAGTTCCTGCGGTCGCTGCCGCCGCCGGTGCTGCTGCCGATCGGGCTGCTGCTGTTCGGAATCGGCGCCACGATGAACGTGGCCATCATCGTGCTCGGCGCGGTGTGGCCGACCCTGCTCGCCACCATCGACGGCGTGCGGGGTGTGGGATCCGAGCTCACCGACATGGCCCGCTCCTACCGGCTGACGCCCGTGCAGCGCATCCGGTACGTGATCCTGCCGGGCGCGGCGCCGCAGATCTTCGGCGGGCTGCGCACGACGCTGCAGATGTCGATCATCCTCATCGTCGTCTCCGAGATGGTGGCCTCGACGAGCGGCATCGGCTTCTACGTCCTCAACTCCCAGCAGACCTTCGAAGTCACCGACACCTGGGCGGGCACGATCGTGCTCGGGCTGCTCGGGTACGTCGCCAACCTGCTGTTCATCCGATTCGAGCGCCGGGTCCTGCGTTGGCAGGAGGGGCGCCGCAATGCGACCGGAAGCGAGTAG
- a CDS encoding dioxygenase, producing MTATDEAATGTLAAHTSSAQAAAEQDVTDRVLASFDGCTDTRLAELMAGLVRHLHAYIREVRLTEDEWNAAIRFLTDAGDITDDKRQEFILASDVLGASMQMIAVNNPTYGDATESTVFGPFFAEDAPRIELGGDVSGGASGQPCWVEGTVRDTDGNPVRGARVEVWEADDDGFYDAQYTDGRVAGRAWMETDADGGFRFWGLTPTPYPIPHDGPVGRLLAATGRSPVRPAHLHFMVTAPGLRTLVTHIFDADDPQLPIGDAVFGIKDSLVKKFEPQAPGAPAPDGRDLAGRTWARSRFDIVLAPEGM from the coding sequence ATGACCGCCACAGATGAAGCCGCAACCGGAACCCTCGCCGCGCACACGTCCTCCGCGCAGGCCGCTGCCGAGCAGGACGTGACCGACCGCGTCCTCGCCTCGTTCGACGGGTGCACCGACACCCGCCTGGCCGAACTCATGGCGGGTCTGGTGCGGCACCTGCACGCCTACATCCGCGAGGTGCGGCTCACCGAGGACGAGTGGAACGCGGCGATCCGGTTCCTCACCGACGCCGGCGACATCACCGACGACAAGCGTCAGGAGTTCATCCTGGCCTCCGACGTGCTGGGCGCGTCGATGCAGATGATCGCCGTCAACAACCCCACCTACGGCGACGCCACCGAGTCGACGGTGTTCGGGCCGTTCTTCGCCGAGGACGCGCCGCGCATCGAGCTCGGCGGGGACGTGTCCGGCGGCGCCTCCGGGCAGCCGTGCTGGGTGGAGGGCACCGTGCGCGACACCGACGGCAACCCGGTGCGCGGCGCGCGGGTGGAGGTGTGGGAGGCCGACGACGACGGCTTCTACGACGCGCAGTACACCGACGGCCGGGTGGCCGGCCGCGCCTGGATGGAGACGGACGCCGACGGCGGCTTCCGCTTCTGGGGGCTCACGCCCACGCCGTACCCGATCCCGCATGACGGCCCCGTGGGTCGGCTGCTGGCGGCGACGGGCCGCTCGCCGGTCCGGCCGGCGCACCTGCACTTCATGGTCACCGCCCCGGGTCTGCGGACCCTGGTCACCCACATCTTCGACGCCGACGACCCGCAGCTGCCCATCGGCGACGCGGTCTTCGGCATCAAAGACTCGCTGGTCAAGAAGTTCGAGCCGCAGGCGCCCGGCGCCCCGGCCCCCGACGGGCGCGACCTTGCCGGGCGCACGTGGGCGCGCAGCCGGTTCGACATCGTCCTGGCCCCGGAGGGGATGTGA